From the genome of Actinacidiphila yeochonensis CN732, one region includes:
- a CDS encoding NACHT domain-containing protein — MAAAEALTQLGVGSAILGGLTTVLTTWVASRQARSLGSGGLRELREELRGAPLGHASRIVFRIVDALVPAPYSLGIDRQVLALWEARQDPRMRFVGEPYPSGLTLEVVSAPPDADPGTTRPDRLFPLVSPARGRLVVLTGKPGAGKSLLLRELAVDLAARSRRNRARPVPMLLGVSGLNLAGSHYSVPLGEFSARAWTGGRVTGPWKERWLERGACVVILDGLAEETAPGSVDGRMTAEWLREQMAAYPGNSWVLATREESTVDLGLGPATVVRVLPLTGERVRERVGRLLRSREPRHTLAGVVGGSGPPAADRPTADLVRTWLDGFGLTELAASPMMLPLIVGAYTATPSAPPARRALDAYAAVLDALIARKLRGRGASGGSRLVRAAGALALEILVADRTAIPAEQAVYAVAKHLPHRSVTSLSAELEMLERAGVLLQDRDGFYAFSYRALQDYLAAEQIRADERVELLTQRVTDPAWHSTIALWAADADATPVVTACLDAGTQPSLDLARRIAEVSPRVSPGVRSELRFHGRRPHVDGPRSERPEPTVSAEPSDARHPVGRLSALPAPASPLADYVLRQHTARLAAWKRADLRDAVSALRLPWTARDPELLLTAAVFFHDSDLPAEADRYRGQGLVALALRHYPEHRSGARDLCLAALSGMDRRERSGPDMAAAVTAYLTGEQDLPEPDCGGTEHIVRALRRRLKHHGPNGLRELVPLLASHEGAADAVQACLRRDTELAHAADVFLAEQELHGLPPLEAWARLVESWRSRRRELVLGLGWLGQLGLERAALREAADRLAAHGPHTTPPLSGELTRLAAAVAELDRSLDYWRYEEKDAHLRAADRVAGMLRQEVAKVPTALSVELVEPAAARVQQLVRSARAELAAKLPPKPEISAALPAARLHEETVGVQVRVANADGRAPVRAGRLTVTADPERLRPAAQTVDLPPMVRGGASCVVEVRFETAAGPHDGFGHGHGGIGAVVVPAETPDTTAGVAMDVAMDVELSHEDGQSAPPVLGRLTLPVDRAPAPVDPNPYADGALGRPVDDPRMFYGREELVARVRTRLRNARTPGAGIAVIGQKRTGKSSIRLQLLRLLAAEDGLPVVDVGNLGGLNATDALNSAGRLLGVVLWRILDGAEQTVAGPVRLLPPGFDRDRLITSPDPVHDCAALFTAYRRACPDRPPWVVFIDEFQYVEQWVRDGALPASFMTAFKALVERQLFHLVLVGQSDIEELVTADPNAFGVFGIERVSYLDEVGARALVEQPAQLAEPLEGSRSRFRGRAFAEIFRLSGGNPFYVQRLCAKIVARMNEENARLVTEADVAQVAEAMVGALTEADFDNLETSVLVAGAPAKLRVRALLAAVARSCRRQGHEPVPASAADIARAHVGPLPPGLLDALEAHGVVTRERDGYRIVVGLYEAWLLRFAAAAPAVPHPDGTACEPSETH; from the coding sequence GTGGCGGCGGCGGAAGCGCTCACCCAGTTAGGCGTAGGGTCCGCGATCCTCGGCGGGCTCACGACCGTGCTCACCACCTGGGTCGCCTCGCGGCAGGCGCGGAGCCTCGGCTCCGGCGGTCTGCGGGAGCTGCGGGAGGAGCTCAGGGGGGCGCCCCTCGGGCACGCCTCCCGGATCGTGTTCAGGATCGTGGACGCGCTCGTCCCGGCTCCCTACTCCCTGGGCATCGACCGCCAGGTGCTGGCCCTGTGGGAGGCCCGGCAGGACCCGCGGATGCGCTTCGTCGGCGAACCGTACCCGAGCGGCCTCACCCTGGAGGTCGTGTCCGCGCCCCCGGACGCCGACCCCGGGACGACCCGCCCCGATCGCCTGTTCCCCCTGGTCAGCCCGGCTCGTGGGCGCCTCGTCGTCCTCACCGGCAAGCCCGGCGCCGGCAAGTCGCTGCTGCTCCGCGAGCTCGCCGTCGACCTGGCGGCCCGCTCCCGGCGCAACCGCGCCCGGCCGGTGCCGATGCTGCTGGGGGTCAGCGGGCTCAACCTGGCCGGGTCCCACTACAGCGTGCCGCTCGGAGAGTTCTCCGCACGCGCCTGGACCGGAGGACGCGTCACCGGCCCGTGGAAGGAGCGGTGGCTGGAGCGCGGGGCGTGCGTCGTCATCCTCGACGGCCTCGCCGAGGAGACCGCGCCGGGATCGGTGGACGGCCGGATGACCGCCGAGTGGCTGCGCGAGCAGATGGCCGCCTACCCCGGGAACTCCTGGGTCCTGGCCACCCGCGAGGAGAGCACCGTCGACCTCGGGCTGGGGCCGGCCACGGTGGTCCGCGTCCTGCCGCTCACCGGCGAGCGGGTCCGGGAGCGCGTCGGCCGGCTGCTGCGGAGCCGCGAGCCGAGGCACACCCTGGCCGGCGTGGTCGGCGGGAGCGGGCCGCCCGCCGCCGACCGGCCCACCGCCGACCTCGTCCGGACCTGGCTCGACGGCTTCGGGCTGACGGAGCTGGCGGCCTCGCCGATGATGCTCCCGCTGATCGTCGGCGCCTACACCGCGACCCCCTCCGCCCCGCCGGCCCGCAGGGCGCTGGACGCCTACGCCGCCGTCCTGGACGCGCTCATCGCCCGGAAGCTCCGCGGCCGGGGCGCGTCGGGCGGCAGCCGGCTGGTGCGGGCGGCCGGCGCGCTGGCCCTGGAGATACTCGTGGCCGACCGCACCGCCATTCCCGCCGAACAGGCCGTGTACGCCGTGGCGAAGCACCTGCCGCACCGCTCCGTCACCTCGCTGAGCGCCGAGTTGGAGATGCTGGAGCGAGCCGGCGTCCTCCTCCAGGACAGGGACGGCTTCTACGCGTTCTCCTACCGCGCCCTCCAGGACTACCTCGCCGCCGAGCAGATCCGCGCGGACGAGCGGGTCGAGCTGCTCACCCAGCGGGTGACCGACCCGGCCTGGCACAGCACCATCGCGCTGTGGGCCGCGGACGCCGACGCCACCCCGGTGGTCACCGCCTGCCTGGACGCCGGCACGCAGCCCTCCCTGGACCTGGCGCGGCGCATCGCCGAGGTCAGCCCGCGGGTGTCCCCCGGCGTCCGCAGCGAGTTGCGCTTCCACGGCCGCCGGCCGCACGTCGACGGTCCCCGTTCCGAACGGCCCGAACCGACGGTCTCGGCCGAGCCGTCCGACGCCCGGCACCCGGTGGGCCGGCTGTCCGCGCTGCCCGCCCCCGCGTCCCCGCTGGCCGACTACGTGCTTCGGCAGCACACGGCACGCCTGGCCGCCTGGAAGCGGGCCGACCTGCGCGACGCGGTGTCGGCGCTGCGCCTGCCGTGGACCGCCCGCGACCCCGAACTCCTCCTCACTGCCGCCGTGTTCTTCCACGACAGCGACCTGCCCGCCGAGGCCGACCGCTACCGCGGCCAGGGCCTGGTCGCGCTGGCGCTGCGCCACTACCCCGAGCACCGCAGCGGCGCCCGGGACCTGTGCCTGGCCGCGCTGAGCGGGATGGACCGCAGGGAGCGCAGCGGCCCCGACATGGCCGCGGCCGTCACCGCCTACCTCACCGGCGAGCAGGACCTGCCCGAGCCCGACTGCGGAGGCACCGAGCACATAGTCCGGGCGCTGCGCCGCCGCCTCAAGCACCACGGCCCGAACGGCCTGCGGGAGCTGGTGCCGCTGCTGGCCTCGCACGAGGGAGCCGCCGACGCGGTCCAGGCGTGCCTGCGGAGGGACACCGAACTCGCCCACGCCGCCGACGTGTTCCTGGCCGAGCAGGAGCTGCACGGGCTGCCGCCGCTGGAGGCGTGGGCGCGGCTGGTGGAGAGCTGGCGCAGCCGGCGGCGCGAACTCGTCCTGGGGTTGGGCTGGCTGGGCCAGCTCGGCCTCGAACGGGCGGCTTTACGGGAGGCAGCCGACCGGCTGGCCGCGCACGGCCCGCACACCACGCCGCCGCTCAGCGGTGAACTCACCCGGCTGGCCGCCGCGGTGGCCGAACTGGACCGCTCACTGGACTACTGGCGCTACGAGGAGAAGGACGCCCACCTGCGCGCCGCCGACCGCGTCGCCGGGATGCTGCGGCAGGAGGTCGCCAAGGTGCCCACCGCGCTGTCGGTGGAGCTGGTGGAGCCGGCCGCCGCGCGCGTCCAGCAGCTGGTCCGCTCCGCCCGGGCGGAGCTGGCCGCGAAGCTGCCGCCGAAGCCGGAGATCAGCGCGGCCCTGCCCGCCGCCAGGCTGCACGAGGAGACCGTCGGCGTCCAGGTGCGGGTGGCCAACGCGGACGGCCGCGCGCCGGTGCGGGCCGGCCGGCTCACCGTCACCGCCGATCCTGAGCGCCTGCGGCCCGCGGCCCAGACCGTGGACCTGCCCCCGATGGTGCGCGGCGGGGCGAGCTGCGTGGTGGAGGTGCGGTTCGAGACGGCCGCCGGGCCGCACGACGGGTTCGGCCACGGGCACGGCGGGATCGGCGCCGTCGTGGTCCCGGCCGAGACCCCGGACACCACCGCGGGCGTCGCCATGGACGTCGCCATGGACGTCGAACTCAGCCACGAGGACGGGCAGTCGGCCCCGCCCGTGCTCGGGCGGCTGACGCTGCCCGTGGACCGCGCCCCCGCGCCCGTGGACCCGAACCCGTACGCGGACGGCGCCCTGGGCCGCCCGGTGGACGACCCGCGCATGTTCTACGGCCGCGAGGAGCTGGTCGCGCGGGTCAGGACCCGGCTGCGGAACGCCCGTACACCCGGCGCCGGCATCGCGGTGATCGGCCAGAAGCGGACCGGCAAGTCCTCGATCCGGCTGCAACTGCTGCGGCTGCTCGCGGCCGAGGACGGCCTGCCCGTGGTGGACGTCGGAAACCTCGGCGGCCTCAACGCCACCGACGCGCTCAACAGCGCAGGCCGCCTGCTCGGTGTGGTGCTGTGGCGCATCCTGGACGGGGCCGAGCAGACCGTCGCCGGCCCGGTCCGGCTGCTGCCGCCCGGCTTCGACCGGGACCGGCTGATCACCAGCCCGGACCCGGTGCACGACTGCGCCGCCCTGTTCACCGCGTACCGCAGGGCCTGCCCGGACCGGCCGCCCTGGGTCGTCTTCATCGACGAGTTCCAGTACGTGGAGCAGTGGGTGCGCGACGGCGCCCTGCCGGCGTCGTTCATGACGGCCTTCAAGGCGCTGGTCGAGCGGCAGCTCTTCCACCTGGTGCTCGTCGGGCAGTCCGACATCGAGGAGCTGGTCACGGCCGACCCGAACGCGTTCGGCGTCTTCGGCATCGAGCGGGTCAGCTACCTGGACGAGGTGGGCGCCCGCGCGCTCGTGGAGCAACCGGCGCAGCTGGCCGAACCGTTGGAGGGCAGCCGCAGCCGGTTCCGGGGGCGGGCGTTCGCCGAGATCTTCCGGCTCTCCGGCGGCAACCCCTTCTACGTGCAGCGGCTGTGCGCGAAGATCGTCGCCCGCATGAACGAGGAGAACGCCCGCCTGGTGACGGAGGCGGACGTCGCGCAGGTGGCGGAGGCCATGGTCGGCGCGCTGACCGAGGCCGACTTCGACAACCTGGAGACGTCGGTCCTGGTGGCCGGCGCCCCGGCCAAGCTCCGGGTGCGGGCCCTGCTGGCCGCCGTCGCGCGGTCCTGCCGCCGCCAGGGCCACGAGCCGGTCCCCGCGTCGGCGGCCGACATCGCCCGCGCGCACGTCGGGCCGCTGCCGCCCGGCCTGCTCGACGCGCTGGAGGCGCACGGGGTGGTGACGCGGGAGCGGGACGGGTACCGGATCGTCGTCGGCCTCTACGAGGCGTGGCTGCTGCGGTTCGCGGCGGCCGCCCCGGCCGTGCCGCATCCGGACGGGACCGCGTGCGAGCCGTCCGAGACGCACTGA
- a CDS encoding ABC transporter ATP-binding protein: MTSTKGAGRAGSGTGAGGKGALLRLRKVSRSYGKRQALHPIDLDVPAGRCVALFGHNGSGKSTLLRIASGRDTPTNGQALFAGRAVAEDDPEVRARVAVVGDTVACYPDLTVREHLELVTIAHAVDDAAGWIDQILEDRRLSDHADALPSSLSSGQMQSLLLAAALVRPRDLLVLDEPEQRLDPEARQRLAELLVAEKKSGVAVLLATHQAELAEAVADHMVALEDGRVIAKGTPAAVLRELGVTA; encoded by the coding sequence ATGACCAGTACAAAAGGCGCGGGCAGAGCGGGCTCGGGCACCGGGGCGGGCGGCAAGGGCGCGCTGCTGCGGCTGCGCAAGGTGAGCCGCTCCTACGGCAAGCGGCAGGCGCTGCACCCCATCGACCTGGACGTGCCGGCCGGTCGCTGCGTCGCCCTCTTCGGCCACAACGGCTCGGGCAAGTCGACGCTGCTGCGGATCGCGTCCGGACGGGACACGCCCACCAACGGGCAGGCGCTCTTCGCCGGCCGGGCCGTCGCCGAGGACGACCCGGAGGTGCGCGCCCGCGTCGCGGTCGTCGGCGACACGGTGGCCTGCTACCCGGACCTGACCGTCCGCGAGCACCTGGAGCTGGTGACGATCGCGCACGCCGTGGACGACGCGGCCGGGTGGATCGACCAGATCCTGGAGGACCGCCGGCTGTCCGACCACGCCGACGCGCTGCCGAGCTCGCTCTCCTCGGGCCAGATGCAGTCGCTGCTGCTGGCGGCGGCGCTGGTCCGCCCGCGCGACCTCCTCGTCCTCGACGAACCCGAGCAGCGGCTCGACCCCGAAGCCCGGCAGCGGCTCGCGGAGCTGCTGGTGGCCGAGAAGAAGAGCGGCGTCGCGGTGCTGCTGGCCACGCACCAGGCGGAGCTGGCGGAGGCCGTCGCCGATCACATGGTCGCCTTGGAGGACGGTCGGGTGATCGCCAAGGGCACGCCGGCGGCGGTCCTGCGCGAGCTGGGCGTGACCGCGTGA
- a CDS encoding dihydrofolate reductase family protein — protein MTRIIADISVSLDGFVTGPDPGPENGLGTGGEALHTWAFSDDPDERRVLSEATARSGAVVLGRRLFDLVDGPNGWDDRSGYGAAEVGRPAFVVVTSSPPRSVRLGDLDWRFVTTGLPDAVTVARERAATASSETGLDLDVVLMGGGATIASALDAGLVDTLTLHLAPVVLGAGTPLFTGAAPRTLVRRSVTATTNSTHLTYDVL, from the coding sequence ATGACGCGCATCATCGCTGACATCTCGGTCTCCCTCGACGGCTTCGTCACCGGCCCCGATCCCGGCCCCGAGAACGGCCTGGGTACCGGTGGCGAGGCCCTGCACACCTGGGCGTTCTCCGACGACCCCGACGAACGCCGGGTGCTGAGCGAGGCGACCGCCCGATCGGGCGCCGTCGTCCTCGGCCGCCGGCTCTTCGACCTGGTCGACGGGCCGAACGGCTGGGACGACCGTTCCGGCTACGGTGCCGCCGAGGTCGGCCGGCCCGCGTTCGTCGTCGTGACGAGCTCACCGCCCCGGTCGGTGCGGCTCGGCGACCTCGACTGGAGGTTCGTCACCACCGGTCTGCCCGACGCCGTCACCGTGGCTCGCGAGCGCGCCGCGACGGCGTCGTCGGAGACCGGCCTGGATCTCGACGTCGTCCTCATGGGCGGCGGTGCCACGATCGCCTCCGCGCTCGACGCCGGGCTGGTCGACACGCTGACGCTCCACCTGGCACCGGTCGTGCTGGGCGCCGGGACCCCGCTGTTCACCGGAGCGGCGCCGCGCACGCTGGTGCGGCGGAGCGTGACCGCCACGACCAACTCCACGCACCTGACGTACGACGTCCTCTGA
- a CDS encoding isoprenyl transferase encodes MKLLPLFLRRPIEAVYERRLATTLAGLPRPQHVGIMLDGNRRWARKAGHTDVREGYRAGGAKVTEFLGWCTAAGIERVTLFMLSDDNLGRPAEQLGPLIEIIEETVRDITAEGRPWEVQVIGSLDMLPGTHARVLKEATAATTGRGGLKVDVAVGYGGRREIVDAVKSAFEEHLAAGGDPAELVERFEIEDISRHLYSPTAAHTDFIIRTSGEQRLSGFLLWQSAYAEMHWVDCYWPAFRHVDFLRALRSYASRERRFGR; translated from the coding sequence ATGAAGCTGCTCCCGCTGTTCCTTCGGCGGCCGATCGAGGCGGTGTACGAGCGCCGGTTGGCCACCACCCTGGCCGGGCTGCCGCGCCCGCAGCACGTCGGGATCATGCTCGACGGCAACCGGCGCTGGGCCCGGAAGGCGGGGCACACGGACGTCCGGGAGGGGTACCGGGCCGGCGGCGCCAAGGTGACCGAGTTCCTGGGCTGGTGCACCGCCGCGGGGATCGAGCGGGTGACCCTCTTCATGCTCTCCGACGACAACCTGGGGCGCCCGGCGGAGCAACTCGGCCCGCTGATCGAGATCATCGAGGAGACCGTCCGGGACATCACGGCCGAGGGCCGCCCCTGGGAGGTCCAGGTGATCGGCTCACTCGACATGCTGCCCGGCACCCACGCCCGCGTCCTCAAGGAGGCCACCGCCGCGACGACCGGGCGCGGCGGCCTCAAGGTGGACGTCGCGGTCGGCTACGGCGGCCGGCGGGAGATCGTCGACGCGGTCAAGAGCGCCTTCGAGGAGCACCTCGCCGCGGGCGGCGACCCCGCCGAGCTGGTCGAGCGGTTCGAGATCGAGGACATCTCCCGCCATCTGTACTCGCCCACCGCGGCCCACACCGACTTCATCATCCGGACCTCCGGCGAGCAGCGGCTGTCCGGCTTCCTGCTCTGGCAGTCCGCGTACGCCGAGATGCACTGGGTGGACTGCTACTGGCCGGCGTTCCGCCACGTCGACTTCCTCCGCGCCCTGCGCTCGTACGCGAGCCGCGAACGCCGGTTCGGCAGGTAG
- a CDS encoding GH25 family lysozyme: MALAAAMSAGTASAQPAPSGSSVPLGHGYMGVGYVQDSKDFKPDTRRLQLDAAGAGVTGAATAAAANPVGIDVSHYQGTITWSSVKSAGIAFSYIKATEGTTYKDPNFNANYLNAYNAKVIRGAYHFARPDLSTGAAQATYFASNGGAWSADNLTLPGMLDLEGGCYSKTASAMQSWILDFYTTYKAKTGRDVVLYTSPSWWSTCTGGWTGMSAKSPLFVADWTTASSPTIPNGFPYYTFWQYSDSGSVSGISGAVDRDRFSASSARLLALANNTP; the protein is encoded by the coding sequence ATGGCGCTGGCCGCCGCGATGTCGGCGGGCACCGCCTCCGCCCAGCCGGCGCCCTCCGGCAGCAGCGTCCCCCTCGGCCACGGCTACATGGGCGTCGGGTACGTCCAGGACAGCAAGGACTTCAAGCCCGACACGCGCCGACTCCAGCTCGACGCCGCCGGCGCCGGCGTCACGGGCGCGGCCACCGCTGCGGCGGCGAACCCCGTCGGGATCGACGTCTCGCACTACCAGGGGACGATCACGTGGTCGTCGGTGAAGTCCGCCGGCATCGCGTTCTCCTACATCAAGGCGACCGAGGGCACGACCTACAAGGACCCGAACTTCAACGCCAACTACCTCAACGCCTACAACGCGAAGGTGATCAGGGGCGCCTACCACTTCGCGCGGCCGGACCTGTCCACCGGCGCGGCGCAGGCCACGTACTTCGCGAGCAACGGCGGCGCCTGGTCGGCGGACAACCTGACGCTGCCGGGGATGCTGGACCTCGAAGGCGGCTGCTACAGCAAGACGGCCTCGGCGATGCAGTCCTGGATCCTCGACTTCTACACCACCTACAAGGCGAAGACGGGCCGCGACGTCGTCCTCTACACCAGCCCGAGCTGGTGGAGCACCTGCACCGGCGGCTGGACCGGCATGTCCGCCAAGAGCCCGCTGTTCGTGGCCGACTGGACCACCGCGTCCAGCCCGACCATCCCCAACGGCTTCCCCTACTACACCTTCTGGCAGTACTCCGACTCCGGCTCGGTGAGCGGCATCTCGGGGGCGGTGGACCGGGACCGGTTCAGCGCGAGCAGCGCCCGACTGCTGGCGCTGGCCAACAACACACCCTGA
- a CDS encoding polysaccharide deacetylase family protein: MAKEILVSYGVDVDAVGGWLGSYGGADSPGDVSRGVFAGEVGVPRMLELFRRAGIRQTFFWPGHSVETFPDQFDACLAAGHEVGVHGYSHENPIAMSRQQEADVLDHCVELLTRRTGAAPTGYVAPWWELSENTAELLLERGITYDHSMMHHDFEPYYVRTGDSWTRIDYDQPAEAWMKPMERGTGTSLIEIPANWYLDDLPPMMFVKAAPNSHGYVNPRDLEQQWRDQFDWVHREMERAAFTMTVHPDVSGHPQQLLMHERLIEHINAHDGVRWVTFDEIAADFARRNPR; this comes from the coding sequence GTGGCCAAGGAGATCCTCGTGTCCTACGGCGTGGACGTCGACGCCGTGGGCGGCTGGCTCGGCTCCTACGGCGGCGCGGACTCGCCGGGGGACGTCTCACGCGGCGTCTTCGCCGGCGAGGTGGGCGTGCCGCGGATGCTGGAGCTCTTCCGCCGGGCCGGTATCCGGCAGACGTTCTTCTGGCCGGGCCACTCCGTCGAGACCTTCCCCGATCAGTTCGACGCGTGCCTGGCGGCCGGCCACGAGGTCGGCGTCCACGGCTACTCGCACGAGAACCCGATCGCGATGAGCCGGCAGCAGGAGGCCGACGTCCTCGACCACTGCGTCGAACTGCTCACCCGCCGCACCGGCGCGGCCCCCACCGGGTACGTCGCGCCCTGGTGGGAGCTGAGCGAGAACACCGCCGAGCTGCTGCTGGAGCGCGGCATCACCTACGACCACTCGATGATGCACCACGACTTCGAGCCCTACTACGTCCGCACCGGCGACTCCTGGACCCGCATCGACTACGACCAGCCGGCCGAGGCGTGGATGAAGCCGATGGAACGGGGCACCGGCACCTCGCTCATCGAGATCCCGGCCAACTGGTACCTCGACGACCTGCCGCCGATGATGTTCGTCAAGGCGGCGCCGAACAGCCACGGTTACGTGAACCCGCGCGACCTCGAACAGCAGTGGCGCGACCAGTTCGACTGGGTCCACCGGGAGATGGAGCGCGCCGCCTTCACCATGACCGTCCACCCCGACGTGTCCGGGCACCCGCAGCAACTCCTCATGCACGAGCGCCTCATCGAGCACATCAACGCCCATGACGGCGTGCGCTGGGTGACGTTCGACGAGATCGCCGCCGACTTCGCCCGCCGCAACCCCCGTTGA
- a CDS encoding SDR family NAD(P)-dependent oxidoreductase has product MEDTTTTNPTAPRRTAPLGLLAGKTALITGAGRGIGAAAARLFAREGARVLLAARTEEQLKAVTGEIRAAGGTADYAVCDLADAASVRAAVDRAVELYGRLDLAFNNAGTSIPPAPLDQVPETDFDHVYAVNLRGPWLAMKAEVAAIRATAGTGAIVNNSSVGSHGANPELPAYAAMKRAVNSLTESAAVTYGPEGIRVNAVAPGNTLTEMIREWGERSPGLQERLTSATPLRRGADPEEIAQAAAWLLSDRASFVTGAILRVDGGARL; this is encoded by the coding sequence ATGGAAGACACCACGACCACCAACCCGACCGCTCCCCGCCGGACGGCCCCGCTGGGCCTGCTCGCCGGGAAGACCGCCCTCATCACCGGTGCCGGGCGCGGCATCGGCGCCGCCGCCGCGCGGCTGTTCGCCCGGGAGGGCGCCCGCGTGCTGCTCGCGGCCCGTACGGAGGAGCAGCTCAAGGCCGTGACCGGGGAGATCCGGGCGGCCGGCGGCACCGCGGACTACGCCGTGTGCGACCTGGCCGACGCGGCGAGCGTGCGCGCGGCGGTGGACCGCGCGGTCGAGCTGTACGGGCGGCTCGACCTGGCCTTCAACAACGCCGGCACGTCCATCCCGCCCGCCCCGCTGGACCAGGTCCCGGAGACGGACTTCGACCACGTCTACGCGGTCAACCTCAGGGGCCCGTGGCTGGCGATGAAGGCCGAGGTCGCCGCGATCCGGGCCACCGCGGGAACCGGCGCGATCGTCAACAACTCCAGTGTCGGCAGCCACGGCGCCAACCCGGAGCTGCCCGCCTACGCGGCGATGAAGCGCGCCGTCAACAGCCTCACCGAGTCCGCCGCGGTCACGTACGGGCCCGAGGGCATCCGCGTCAACGCGGTCGCGCCCGGCAACACCCTCACCGAGATGATCCGGGAGTGGGGGGAGAGGTCCCCGGGGCTCCAGGAGCGCCTCACCTCGGCGACGCCGCTGCGGCGCGGCGCCGACCCCGAGGAGATCGCGCAGGCGGCGGCGTGGCTGCTCAGCGACCGGGCGTCCTTCGTCACCGGCGCGATCCTGCGCGTCGACGGCGGCGCCCGCCTCTGA
- a CDS encoding VOC family protein, with protein sequence MDVLSTPKVLAAIAEGLGDWRRLGLPLAARYRSADAAARAAFAAAVMATGAAAGHEVAEVRAGRGFVDVALFSVDEATGAVGVTAADLGLARAVTGLAREHGMAAAPGEVTQLELALDTADEAAVAPFWSALLTGDPGNVVRGSVLDPTGRVPSVWFQSTTAGDTPRQRWHIDLWLAPEVAEERIAAALAAGGTVVDASEAPSFTVLADPEGNKACVCTALTRE encoded by the coding sequence ATGGACGTACTGAGCACACCGAAGGTCCTGGCCGCCATCGCCGAGGGGCTCGGCGACTGGCGCAGGCTCGGGCTGCCGCTGGCCGCCCGCTACCGCTCCGCCGACGCGGCGGCCCGCGCGGCGTTCGCGGCCGCCGTCATGGCGACGGGGGCCGCGGCCGGCCACGAGGTCGCGGAGGTCCGGGCCGGGCGCGGCTTCGTGGACGTCGCCCTGTTCAGCGTGGACGAGGCCACCGGCGCGGTCGGCGTCACCGCGGCCGACCTCGGGCTCGCCCGCGCCGTCACCGGGCTGGCCCGGGAGCACGGCATGGCCGCCGCGCCCGGGGAGGTGACACAGCTGGAGCTGGCCCTGGACACCGCCGACGAGGCCGCGGTGGCGCCGTTCTGGTCCGCCCTCCTCACCGGAGACCCCGGCAACGTGGTGCGCGGCTCCGTCCTCGACCCGACGGGCCGCGTGCCGAGCGTGTGGTTCCAGAGCACCACCGCCGGCGACACCCCGCGCCAGCGCTGGCACATCGACCTCTGGCTGGCCCCGGAGGTGGCCGAGGAGCGCATCGCGGCCGCCCTCGCCGCGGGGGGCACGGTGGTCGACGCCTCGGAGGCCCCGTCCTTCACCGTCCTCGCCGACCCCGAGGGCAACAAGGCGTGCGTCTGCACGGCCCTCACCCGCGAATAG
- a CDS encoding AAA family ATPase, with the protein MPSAAGGRPDCGRVGAEVRAWAPKTTAAGRLLVSAAGAVSAALSSVFLLDPVPHLMRQYVPRRDVELRRGADNLSAVVAHLRESRPGGGFQRLEQLVAGMPEFTVQAIDQVTTGLGDVQLVLMEAGYHGRVHEVPARLLSDGMLRFLAFGTALLDEPETPVAERLLVIEEIENGLYPTQAARVLDLVREESRNRAVDVLFTTHSPALLNSLTAEDHPGVIVCTRDPESGESVLSRLTDLPGYVDLLAAGDLGDAVSKGRLSDALASHRPDASSVEEFLRNL; encoded by the coding sequence GTGCCCTCCGCGGCGGGTGGGCGTCCCGACTGCGGTCGCGTCGGCGCCGAGGTACGTGCGTGGGCGCCGAAGACCACCGCCGCCGGACGCCTGCTCGTATCGGCCGCAGGGGCCGTTTCGGCGGCCCTGAGCAGCGTCTTCCTGCTCGACCCGGTGCCGCACCTGATGCGTCAGTACGTACCCCGGCGCGACGTGGAGCTGCGGCGCGGCGCGGACAACCTCAGCGCCGTCGTGGCCCACCTGCGTGAGAGCCGGCCCGGCGGCGGATTCCAGCGACTGGAGCAACTGGTCGCGGGGATGCCGGAGTTCACCGTCCAGGCCATCGACCAGGTGACCACCGGACTGGGCGACGTCCAGCTCGTCCTCATGGAGGCCGGCTACCACGGCCGTGTCCACGAGGTGCCCGCGCGCCTGCTCAGCGACGGCATGCTGCGGTTCCTCGCCTTCGGCACGGCGCTGCTCGACGAACCGGAGACGCCGGTCGCGGAGCGGCTCCTCGTGATCGAGGAGATCGAGAACGGCCTCTATCCGACGCAGGCGGCCCGCGTCCTCGACCTCGTGCGGGAGGAGTCCCGCAACCGGGCCGTCGACGTGCTGTTCACCACACACAGCCCGGCCCTGCTCAACTCCCTCACCGCCGAGGACCACCCGGGTGTGATCGTGTGCACGCGCGATCCGGAGTCCGGGGAGAGCGTGCTGAGCCGGCTCACGGACCTGCCCGGCTACGTGGATCTGCTGGCAGCCGGCGACCTCGGTGACGCCGTCTCCAAGGGCCGCCTTTCGGATGCCCTGGCGTCCCACCGACCCGACGCGTCGAGCGTCGAGGAGTTCCTGAGGAACCTGTGA